A stretch of DNA from Fibrobacter succinogenes:
AAGCTGAACATCGAAAAGTTCGTCAAGAGCCACTTTGCAGACTTCGAATCAAAGGGTATCAAAATTCCGGATGGCTACTCCTATGATAAGGCCACCGATAAATTCACAGAAAATTTCGAAGAGCCGAAATCATTAGTGAAGAAATAAACATAGGCGCCCCCAGCATGGTTCGGTAGGCTCACCAACCTTAGGCGGGGTGACAAAAAAGTTTAACAGAAAAGAGAGGTAACAATGTCCAATATTCACCATTCCATTACCGAGCTCGTCGGCCACACTCCGCTGCTGGAGCTCCACAATTTTGAGAAGAATCACAATGCCAAGGGCCATATCCTGGCAAAACTCGAATACTTCAACCCGTCCGGCTCCGTGAAGGACCGCGCTGCCCTCAGAATGATTGAAGAAGCCGAACGCGAAGGCAAGCTCAAGCCGGGTGGAGAAATCGTTGAAATCACAAGCGGTAACACGGGCATCGGCCTTGCCGCTATCGCCGCTGCCAAGGGCTACAAACTCACCGTTTTCTTTGAACCGGGTGGTTCTGAAGAACGCGTACAAGTGATCAAGACCTATGGAGCAACGCTCCTCGGTTACGACGCCCTTCCGAACGTAAGCAAGCTTCTGAAGGAAGGCTCCTTCTCTGTTGCCGTCTTGCTCTCCGACGTCCGCAAGTATGCCGAAGAACACAATGCATTCTTCATCAACCAGATTGAAAACGAAAACAACCCGCTCGCCCATTACTACACCACCGGCCCGGAAATCGTTGCCGATACGGATGGCAAGGTAGACTTTATCGTTTCCATGGCAGGCACGGGCGGTACGCTCAATGGTCTTTCCAAGTACTTCCGCGAACACAATCCGAACGTGAAAATCGTCGGTGTGCAGGCCACTCCGGATTCTCGCTTCTTCACCCCGGAAGCTGAAGAACATGGCGTGATCGATGGTGTTGCCCCGTTCGCAAACGTTCCGGAACCGCCTCCTCTGCTGAACGATTCTTCGATCTATGACGAATACATTGAAGTCTCTACGCTCCAGGCTACAGGCGTTGCCCACGAACTCGCCGAAAAGGAAGGCCTCTTCCTCGGAACATCCGGTGCAGCAGGCATCTATGCCGCCTCCATCGTGGCTGCACGTCCTGAAAACGAAGGAAAGAACATTGTCGTTATTACAGCTGATAACGGATTCAAGTACCTTTCCACTAAGGTGTACGCATTGAAGAAGTAAGACTCATTGTGTACAAGCTCCTTCCCGTGACCTCACAAGGGGAGGAGCTTTTTTATTCAAGGAGTTTAAATGAAGAATAAACTAATAAACACATTAAGAAGATTTTTACCCTTTTTAGGTGTTATTGTCGCACTTGCCATCCACTTGCTTATCGAAGACAGCGACGAACACCCAGAAGCTGAAGAAGCTTACTACACCTGGATTTTGTATTTCTTTTTGGTCACTACATTCATCCTCGGCATCGTCTCCACCTTTGTCAAAAAATTGAAGAAAGGCCTGGAATATTCCGGTGCGTTTTGGGGAGGCGTCGGAATCGTCATCGCCATCATTGACATTGTCATCGGAAAGCTAGCCCTCTTCCCCGTCTTGTTTTTCCCGAAATACGACAACATTCTCGCCCAGTTTTTCGAAGGCTACGAAATCATCCTCAAGTGCATTTGGCACTCGACAAAACTTTTAGTCACAGGATTCCTCTACGGTGCCGGATTCGGCTTTATCACAGGCGTTCTCCTTGGATTCAACAAAAAGTTCAATTATTGGATTAACCCTTACATCAAGCTAATAGGCCCGATTCCCGCAACAATCTGGATTCCGATTTCGCTGACGATTTTTCCGACAACTTTTGGCGCAAGCGTTTTTATCATTGCACTTTCCGTCTGGTTCTCGGTTGCGCTTATGACGAGCTCTGCAATACAGGCTGTCCCCAAAACCTATTTTGAAGTTTCACGCACGCTCGGCGCAAGTAGCGCTTTCCAGATTTTCCGAGTCGGCATCCCGGCCGCCATGCCCTCCATTTTCCTTGGCGTATTCTACGGCATCATCAGTGCATTCTTGGCGCTCATGACCGCAGAAATGTTCGGCGTCAAATACGGTATCGGCTGGTACATCTCCTGGCAAAAGGCCATGCTCGTCTATAGCGGTGTTTATGCAGGAATCATCGTCATTGCAGTTTACTGCATGCTCATACTCACCTTGCTCTTTAAATTGCGCGATAAAATCTTGAATTGGCAAAAGGGAACTTTGAAATGGTAACAGAAAATATCGAAAACGTAAAAGGCGCAATCCACATTGAAAATCTTGTAAAGACATTTATCAGTAACGAAGGCGAAACCGTCGCCGCACTGAGCGGAGTCAATCTCGACATTCCCGCAGGCAGTTTCGTGAGCCTTATCGGTCCATCCGGCTGCGGAAAGACAACGCTCTTGAGGCAAATCGCAGGACTTGCCGAACCCACTTCGGGCGGCGTATTTGTCGATGGCAAAAAAATTACGAAGCCCGGTGCCGATCGCGGTTTTGCATTCCAGCAAGCAACACTTTTTCCATGGCTCAACATCCGCGACAACATTTCGCTTGGGCTCAGGGCCCGCCACGTGTACAAGGAACACAAGCAAGACGTTGACGAATTCATCGAAACGGTCGGGCTCAAGGGATTCGAAAAATCATACCCGCACGAACTTTCCGGCGGCATGAATCAGCGAGCAAGCCTTGCAAGAGCGCTTGTCGGCCACCCGGATATTCTCCTTTTGGACGAGCCCCTTG
This window harbors:
- a CDS encoding PLP-dependent cysteine synthase family protein, yielding MSNIHHSITELVGHTPLLELHNFEKNHNAKGHILAKLEYFNPSGSVKDRAALRMIEEAEREGKLKPGGEIVEITSGNTGIGLAAIAAAKGYKLTVFFEPGGSEERVQVIKTYGATLLGYDALPNVSKLLKEGSFSVAVLLSDVRKYAEEHNAFFINQIENENNPLAHYYTTGPEIVADTDGKVDFIVSMAGTGGTLNGLSKYFREHNPNVKIVGVQATPDSRFFTPEAEEHGVIDGVAPFANVPEPPPLLNDSSIYDEYIEVSTLQATGVAHELAEKEGLFLGTSGAAGIYAASIVAARPENEGKNIVVITADNGFKYLSTKVYALKK
- a CDS encoding ABC transporter permease, whose protein sequence is MKNKLINTLRRFLPFLGVIVALAIHLLIEDSDEHPEAEEAYYTWILYFFLVTTFILGIVSTFVKKLKKGLEYSGAFWGGVGIVIAIIDIVIGKLALFPVLFFPKYDNILAQFFEGYEIILKCIWHSTKLLVTGFLYGAGFGFITGVLLGFNKKFNYWINPYIKLIGPIPATIWIPISLTIFPTTFGASVFIIALSVWFSVALMTSSAIQAVPKTYFEVSRTLGASSAFQIFRVGIPAAMPSIFLGVFYGIISAFLALMTAEMFGVKYGIGWYISWQKAMLVYSGVYAGIIVIAVYCMLILTLLFKLRDKILNWQKGTLKW
- a CDS encoding ABC transporter ATP-binding protein, yielding MVTENIENVKGAIHIENLVKTFISNEGETVAALSGVNLDIPAGSFVSLIGPSGCGKTTLLRQIAGLAEPTSGGVFVDGKKITKPGADRGFAFQQATLFPWLNIRDNISLGLRARHVYKEHKQDVDEFIETVGLKGFEKSYPHELSGGMNQRASLARALVGHPDILLLDEPLGALDAFTRMAMQDEIHRLWKKYKTTMVMVTHDVDEALYLSNYVVVMKARPSKIEQVIKIDLPFPRVRTQDTFVLYRKKILEILNFAGKIPEPEYYL